A window of Fragaria vesca subsp. vesca linkage group LG7, FraVesHawaii_1.0, whole genome shotgun sequence contains these coding sequences:
- the LOC101312396 gene encoding uncharacterized protein LOC101312396, which yields MAWLPRLVVLKSSSNHKCLSLTKDIPLVPAGFMSCNTEQVVNPKAKFEVERASTGTGLVHIRCCYNNKYWVTCQTSRDNIWIVASADKPEEDQSKSSCTLFEPRFAVGESQVLFFHVERRRFTSLWKREGTVELALHLGAGSGDVFQVVDWETLVILPPRVAFKSFEDGKYLCSRWIEKHPYQRFESNLDVGDPLVAKELFVTANGSLRIKDGHYAKFWRRSPNWIWADASTENMSDDTLFWPVRIQDNVIALRNLGNNNFCGGLTTEYKTNCLNAAYRNICKESKLVVEELVLSRNIYNINFRLSDSRIYNEQVIEMDTAVAVNNSPNRDSTISLSFAEKDSRTRSWNSSVSLKLGVNTTLQVNSIPLILDGKIELSVESTTAYQWGQTTTVEQTREANYAVVVPPLSKMKVSLIASRASCDVPFSYTQRDILTDGRTVTKTMDDGLFTGINAYKFDYQNQASFIGGQVIPSVSSPWRLPRAVYFWVCVVLVFSVLLRLLHFM from the coding sequence ATGGCATGGCTTCCAAGACTTGTAGTGCTGAAATCCTCCTCGAACCACAAATGCCTGAGCTTAACAAAAGATATTCCACTCGTACCAGCAGGGTTCATGAGTTGCAATACAGAACAAGTTGTGAATCCAAAGGCCAAGTTTGAAGTGGAGAGGGCTAGTACTGGGACTGGATTGGTGCATATAAGATGCTGCTACAACAACAAGTACTGGGTGACATGCCAGACCTCCAGGGATAACATATGGATCGTTGCGTCGGCAGACAAGCCAGAGGAAGACCAATCAAAAAGCTCATGCACCTTGTTCGAGCCTAGGTTTGCAGTAGGCGAATCACAGGTCCTATTTTTCCACGTCGAACGCCGGAGGTTCACATCCTTGTGGAAGCGTGAGGGTACAGTGGAGCTTGCTTTGCACCTAGGAGCAGGCAGCGGCGATGTTTTCCAAGTTGTTGACTGGGAAACGCTGGTGATACTTCCGCCACGGGTGGCCTTCAAATCCTTTGAAGATGGCAAATACCTCTGTTCCCGCTGGATCGAAAAACACCCATATCAGAGGTTCGAGTCCAATTTGGATGTTGGAGATCCACTGGTGGCCAAGGAGTTGTTTGTCACTGCTAATGGAAGCCTTCGTATAAAGGACGGGCACTATGCCAAATTCTGGAGGCGTAGCCCTAACTGGATATGGGCTGATGCATCAACCGAAAACATGTCCGACGACACTTTGTTTTGGCCTGTCAGAATCCAAGACAATGTCATTGCTCTTCGCAACTTGGGCAACAACAATTTCTGCGGTGGACTCACCACCGAGTACAAAACCAACTGTCTCAACGCCGCCTACCGTAATATCTGTAAAGAGTCAAAGCTGGTGGTGGAAGAGCTTGTTCTTTCGAGGAACATCTACAATATCAATTTCCGACTCTCCGACTCCAGGATCTACAACGAGCAGGTCATAGAAATGGACACAGCTGTCGCAGTTAACAACAGCCCAAACAGAGACTCCACTATCAGCCTCAGCTTTGCAGAGAAAGACTCTAGGACACGTAGCTGGAATAGCAGTGTTTCATTGAAGTTGGGTGTTAACACAACTCTCCAAGTCAACTCTATTCCTCTGATTCTTGACGGAAAGATCGAACTCTCCGTTGAGTCTACAACAGCATACCAGTGGGGACAAACTACCACAGTTGAACAGACCAGGGAGGCCAATTATGCTGTTGTCGTGCCACCATTATCTAAGATGAAGGTGAGTCTCATAGCTTCAAGGGCTTCCTGCGATGTGCCTTTCTCCTACACTCAGCGTGACATTCTCACTGACGGCCGAACCGTTACCAAAACCATGGATGATGGTCTTTTCACTGGGATTAATGCCTACAAATTCGATTACCAAAACCAGGCATCCTTTATTGGTGGCCAGGTTATTCCCTCTGTCTCAAGTCCATGGAGGCTCCCGCGTGCTGTGTACTTTTGGGTGTGTGTGGTTCTAGTGTTCAGTGTGCTATTGCGTTTACTGCACTTCATGTAA